One window of Leucoraja erinacea ecotype New England chromosome 37, Leri_hhj_1, whole genome shotgun sequence genomic DNA carries:
- the LOC129713961 gene encoding dual specificity protein phosphatase 8-like, which translates to MAGDKELVKALDADQLAAMLEKGTEQVLVIDCRPLADYNLLHVLGAINVCTSTMVEGQDWLARLLLPQSPMERKELVFYDQETDDVQAPVPVGTLNHLLREVNHFSNVYFLKGGFAEFSSCFPSLCEGRTPRLGCSFSQPCLSTTDLGPTQILPCFYLGSQTDVLNKDLMVQNRITHILNVSSNCPKPAFIPDSHFLRIPVNDSYCDSLLPWLNKSVEFIDKVRATHCRILVHCLAGISRSAAIAIAYVMRTMDLPLDDAYRYVKDRRPTISPNFNFLGQLVEYEKTIQVHACAQVTQLHLEPADAPGGVDRSQSGTSEGPNDDRQMLIPGLPDECPAELDNGTRQPARRCEDGSPELAALGLGVANLRLSPGRAAHASCMKWSFSLDVKAAYPSVPPAGCCPRTPLSAETAPAPKLLGLGGKLAAGTFNPFALLFGSGRRGRGGKEDHPPRGGGVGSAAQTLRPQRRLRGHPPPAGPDHGRARTSCPSRKEDGIPGGPRLSMTLPIPNDIAQPKSPLLNYNMCLLNVRTKRTELSLFDHPFSGPIKGSHVTGNTAIYAENMVKS; encoded by the exons ATGGCTGGAGACAAGGAGCTGGTGAAGGCCTTGGATGCCGACCAACTGGCGGCCATGTTGGAGAAAGGGACGGAGCAGGTCCTGGTCATTGACTGCCGCCCCCTGGCCGACTACAACCTCCTGCACGTGCTCGGTGCCATCAATGTCTGCACCTCCACCATGGTCGAGGGGCAAGATTGGCTCGCCCGTCTCCTGCTGCCCCAATCTCCG ATGGAAAGAAAGGAACTGGTATTCTACGACCAGGAAACAGATGATGTCCAGGCCCCCGTGCCAGTCGGCaccctcaaccatctcctcaggGAGGTGAACCACTTCAGCAATGTGTATTTCCTTAAAG GGGGCTTTGCGGAATTCTCCTCATGCTTTCCCAGCCTGTGTGAAGGGAGGACTCCGCGCCTGGGCTGCAGTTTCTCACAGCCCTGCCTGTCCACTACTGACCTGGGCCCCACTCAGATCCTGCCCTGCTTCTACCTGGGCTCCCAGACCGACGTCCTCAATAAG GATCTAATGGTTCAGAACAGGATCACACACATCCTGAACGTGAGCAGCAACTGTCCGAAGCCTGCCTTCATCCCGGACAGTCACTTCCTGAGGATCCCAGTCAACGACAGCTACTGTGACAGCCTCCTCCCCTGGCTGAACAAGTCGGTGGAATTTATAG ACAAGGTGCGTGCGACGCATTGCCGGATTCTAGTCCACTGCTTGGCCGGCATCTCACGATCCGCGGCCATAGCAATTGCTTACGTCATGAGGACAATGGACTTGCCATTGGATGATGCCTACAG GTACGTGAAAGATCGCAGACCCACAATATCTCCCAACTTCAACTTCCTGGGCCAGTTAGTGGAGTACGAGAAGACTATCCAAGTCCATGCTTGTGCGCAGGTGACCCAACTCCACCTTGAACCAGCAGATGCCCCAGGAGGAGTGGACAGATCGCAGTCCGGCAccagcgaagggccgaatgatgaCCGTCAGATGCTGATCCCTGGCCTTCCAGACGAATGTCCGGCCGAGCTGGACAATGGCACCCGCCAGCCAGCCAGGAGGTGTGAGGATGGCAGCCCGGAGCTGGCAGCCCTGGGCCTTGGCGTGGCCAACCTGCGCCTCTCGCCAGGGCGTGCGGCCCATGCCAGCTGCATGAAGTGGTCCTTCTCGCTGGACGTGAAGGCTGCCTATCCATCAGTCCCACCCGCCGGCTGCTGCCCCCGGACCCCGCTATCCGCGGAGACGGCCCCCGCCCCCAAACTGCTGGGGCTCGGCGGCAAGCTGGCGGCCGGCACCTTCAACCCCTTCGCTCTGCTGTTCGGCAGTGGCAGGAGGGGGCGCGGGGGGAAGGAGGACCACCCGCCCAGGGGAGGAGGAGTAGGGAGCGCCGCCCAGACGCTGAGGCCCCAGCGGAGGCTCAGGGGACATCCCCCTCCCGCTGGCCCGGACCATGGGCGCGCTCGGACATCCTGCCCCTCTCGCAAGGAGGACGGCATCCCCGGTGGTCCCAGGTTGTCGATGACGCTGCCCATTCCCAATGACATTGCCCAGCCTAAGTCCCCGCTCCTCAATTACAACATGTGCCTGCTGAATGTACGCACCAAGAGGACAGAACTCTCCCTGTTTGACCACCCGTTCAGCGGGCCCATCAAAGGCAGCCATGTCACGGGGAACACCGCCATCTACGCTGAAAACATGGTGAAGTCATAA
- the LOC129713962 gene encoding serine-aspartate repeat-containing protein F-like, producing MASQKAWLLCLLLTFVCSMQLNVSSGLGGVAAAVAGNDNDDDDDDDDDDDDVGKDDDDDDDDDDDDDDDDDDDDDDDDDDDDDDDDDDKHHKKHKHDDDDDDDDDDDDDDDDDKHHKKHKHGDDDDDDDDDDDDDDDDDDDDDDDDDDDDDDDDDDDDDKHHKKHKRGDDDDDDDDDDDDDDDDDDDDDDDDDDDDDDDDDDDDDDDDDDDDDKHHKKHKHGDDDDDDDDDDDDDDDDDDKHDEDDDDDDDDDDDDDDDDDDDDDDDDDDDDDDDDDDDDDDDDDDEHHKKHKHGDDDDDDDDDDDDDDDDDDDDDDDDDDDDDDDDDDDDDDKHHKKHKHDDDDDDDDDDDDDDDDDDDDDDDKKEDKEGDDDDDDDDDDEDYKDGSLCSYCAFCEHCGECDKCPCKEGDKSEYCEDCQYCQLCHVCPVICETVCKPGSYVDEFSSTIYQSIANIFDQPEH from the exons ATGGCTTCTCAAAAGGCCTGGCTCCTCTGCCTGCTCTTGACCTTTGTGTGCTCCATGCAACTCAATGTCAGCTCTGGCCTGGGTGGAGTGGCCGCGGCAGTGGCAGGCAATgacaacgatgatgatgatgatgatgatgatgatgatgatgatgtaggGAAagatgacgatgatgatgatgatgatgatgatgatgacgatgatgatgatgatgatgatgatgatgatgatgatgatgatgatgatgatgatgatgatgatgacaagcACCACAAGAAGCATaaacatgatgatgatgatgatgatgatgatgatgatgatgatgatgatgatgatgacaaacACCACAAGAAGCATAAACAtggagatgatgatgatgatgatgatgatgatgatgatgatgatgacgacgacgacgacgacgatgacgacgatgatgatgatgatgatgatgatgatgatgatgatgatgatgacaagcACCACAAGAAGCATAAACGTGGAGATGATGAcgatgacgatgatgatgatgatgatgatgatgatgatgatgatgacgacgacgatgatgatgatgatgatgatgatgatgatgatgatgatgatgatgatgatgatgatgatgatgatgatgatgacaagcACCACAAGAAGCATAAACAtggagatgatgatgatgatgatgatgatgatgatgatgatgatgatgatgatgatgacaagcacgatgaagatgatgatgatgatgatgatgatgatgatgatgatgatgatgatgatgatgatgatgatgatgatgatgatgatgatgatgatgatgatgatgatgatgatgatgatgatgatgatgatgatgacgagCACCACAAGAAGCATAAACAtggagatgatgatgatgatgatgatgatgatgatgatgatgatgatgatgatgatgatgatgatgatgatgatgatgatgatgatgatgatgatgatgatgatgatgatgatgatgacaagcACCACAAGAAGCATaaacatgatgatgatgatgatgacgacgATGATGATGacgacgatgatgatgatgatgatgatgatgatgatgacaagaAGGAAGATAAGGAAG gggatgatgatgatgatgatgatgatgatgatgaagactACAAGGATGGCAGTCTCTGCAGCTACTGTGCCTTCTGTGAG CACTGCGGGGAATGCGACAAGTGCCCCTGTAAAGAGGGTGACAAGAGTGAGTACTGCGAAGACTGCCAG TACTGCCAGCTATGCCACGTCTGTCCTGTCATATGTGAAACAGTTTGCAAgccag GGAGCTACGTAGATGAGTTCTCATCAACAATATATCA atCCATTGCGAACATATTTGACCAGCCTGAGCACTAG